One region of Culex pipiens pallens isolate TS chromosome 2, TS_CPP_V2, whole genome shotgun sequence genomic DNA includes:
- the LOC120421275 gene encoding uncharacterized protein LOC120421275, with protein sequence MKAFIVLSMALAIASCAAVDDSSKKDKRGLWELDDHHHGFDGFNGFNDHHEQIVDYHHKEIITKNVAVPYPVEVEKHVAVPVKVTYPVEVVKKVPVVVEKNVPVYVEKKVAVHVDRPVPYPVEVKVPVVHKEYVEVPKPYAVHVEKPVPVYVQKPVFVEKHVPVTVHIKEHHQKKHWGLF encoded by the exons ATGAAG GCGTTCATTGTGTTGTCCATGGCCCTGGCCATCGCTTCCTGCGCGGCAGTCGACGACTCCTCCAAGAAGGACAAACGAGGTCTGTGGGAGCTGGACGATCACCATCACGGATTTGACGGATTCAACGGATTCAACGACCATCACGAGCAGATCGTCGATTATCACCACAAGGAGATCATCACCAAGAACGTGGCCGTGCCGTACCCGGTGGAGGTCGAGAAGCACGTGGCCGTTCCAGTGAAGGTCACATATCCGGTCGAGGTTGTCAAGAAGGTCCCGGTGGTGGTGGAGAAGAACGTCCCCGTGTACGTCGAGAAGAAGGTCGCCGTCCACGTGGATCGTCCCGTTCCGTACCCGGTCGAGGTGAAGGTCCCGGTTGTTCACAAGGAGTACGTCGAAGTGCCCAAGCCGTACGCAGTGCACGTTGAGAAGCCCGTTCCAGTGTATGTCCAGAAGCCGGTGTTCGTGGAGAAGCATGTCCCGGTGACGGTGCACATCAAGGAGCATCACCAGAAGAAGCACTGGGGACTGTTTTGA